A window from Festucalex cinctus isolate MCC-2025b chromosome 12, RoL_Fcin_1.0, whole genome shotgun sequence encodes these proteins:
- the LOC144031222 gene encoding LOW QUALITY PROTEIN: dynein regulatory complex subunit 4-like (The sequence of the model RefSeq protein was modified relative to this genomic sequence to represent the inferred CDS: inserted 2 bases in 2 codons), with protein MTSQHFRLGDNSRFKVVTITXFCNTRKQSXNQLVVLKIQPGLFCIYIFFFLVFSRMAGKGKGKGKGKGKKGKAAEVNENTPLTELTEQQLMERVAKITDQLQRIQDEKKSFQLMRDQVKAFWEIAKQKLQDVKDKLREGSIVRDEAKMRHRMLVAKYQQKVRHLESECHTNVSQLKRDGAGFSIIDNNKRFEMEQGALNEIRSLQVHLSEKELFSQNHIKQLKFNQAAELVDIMVPHDWRKVELEAKHNAKILPMIEASEMKLEAIINILDTQMQIRLESLKKEHDGAFRDALQRSWEFYQAHMEEISLLEKQLTTLMCQGVVRQLNFIQKQPSCPQESLQQDKKKLEELHRQLEKHNEDKAQREASDARLRVLEEELEELSIKHSILVQDLERKEQEHDDLLKSHAAGLLEVQHRNGLQTRQLKLKLEATTKTLEKLEKILSA; from the exons atgacgtcacAACATTTCAGGCTTGGCGATAATAGTCGTTTCAAAGTAGTTACTATTA TATTCTGCAACACCAGAAAACAAT ACAATCAACTGGTTGTCCTCAAAATACAACCAGGACttttctgtatatatatatttttttttttagtgttctcCAGGATGGCAGGCAAAGGGAAGGGCAAAGGCAAGGGCAAAGGTAAAAAAGGCAAGGCGGCAGAGGTCAATGAAAACACGCCCCTGACTGAACTAACGGAACAGCAACTGATGGAGCGCGTGGCTAAGATTACAGACCAGCTGCAGCGCATCCAGGATGAGAAGAAGAGTTTCCAGCTAATGCGGGATCAGGTCAAGGCCTTCTGGGAGATCGCCAAGCAAAAGCTGCAAGACGTGAAGGACAAGCTGCGCGAGGGTAGCATTGTGCGGGACGAGGCCAAGATGCGCCACCGAATGTTGGTGGCTAAATACCAGCAGAAAGTTCGGCACCTGGAGTCAGAGTGCCACACCAACGTTTCACAACTGAAGCGGGACGGTGCCGGCTTCTCCATCATCGACAACAACAAGCGCTTCGAGATGGAGCAAGGGGCGCTGAACGAGATCCGCAGCCTGCAGGTGCACCTCAGCGAGAAAGAGCTATTCAGCCAAAACCATATCAAGCAGCTGAAGTTTAATCAGGCGGCCGAGCTCGTGGACATCATGGTCCCGCATGACTGGAGGAAGGTGGAGCTGGAGGCCAAGCACAACGCCAAGATCCTCCCGATGATCGAGGCGTCCGAGATGAAGCTCGAAGCCATAATCAACATCCTGGACACCCAAATGCAAATCCGTCTGGAGTCGCTGAAGAAGGAGCACGACGGCGCCTTCCGCGACGCGCTGCAGCGAAGCTGGGAGTTCTACCAAGCGCACATGGAGGAGATCTCCCTCTTGGAGAAGCAGCTCACCACGCTCATGTGCCAGGGCGTGGTGCGGCAGCTGAACTTCATCCAGAAGCAGCCCTCGTGCCCGCAGGAGAGCCTCCAGCAGGACAAGAAGAAACTGGAGGAGCTCCACAGGCAGCTGGAGAAGCACAACGAGGACAAGGCCCAGCGCGAGGCCAGCGACGCTCGCCTCAGAGTCCTGGAGGAGGAGTTGGAGGAACTGTCCATCAAGCACAGCATTCTTGTCCAGGACCTGGAGCGCAAGGAGCAGGAGCACGATGATCTGCTTAAGAGCCATGCGGCAGGTCTTCTGGAGGTCCAGCACCGCAATGGGCTGCAGACAAGGCAGCTGAAGCTCAAACTAGAGGCCACCACCAAAACGCTGGAGAAGCTTGAAAAGATCCTTAGTGCTTAA